The nucleotide window GGAGGTCAGTGTTGAGTTTTATGTACCTGCCTGTCAAGCAGAAAAACACAGGGTTTGATTATATTTGAATATACAATGGACAGTGGTGCTGTATGGCAATAATATGCCTTTAATGCCATGAAATATTAATGTTACATCTTATGTCTTAGGTGTATTACTTTTATAATGGAACTGAGGGCAGTACAATTATGTATACAAGATTTTGAATACCCAAATCATTCAACCTCATTAAAGTTGTCTTTATTATCTGAGGTTATCTGAATTCACAACACAGTTTGTTTTATCGATGGCCATAATGCCAGTTGTTAGTCTCTGCTAAATACAGAGGGTAAACTGGTAAGGCCGCAGAGCAATGTGCTTTGTACCGCGATAGAAATCAATGGTGAGTCCTAATTGATTGTGTTGTAAACACAACCCTGAGAGATGAATCCCTTTGCTCGGCCTCTCCTTCATTGTCCTCTacagcctctctcctctctctctctgttctgctcTAGATGCCAGCACATACGCACACTATCTATTCAACGCTTTCGACTCGGAGCACAGTGGATCCATCAAGTTCGAGGTAATCCCTCGGCAGCtttaacccttgtgttatcctcaaatcttaccgacactctttatacttggggtcaatttgaccccagctaaataaaccctcagaaaatgattataattcatattgttacccagttttttttgtgacaggtacttaacaagagtgtaatagCCACCACCAAAAGctctacaaaacaatcccacccccccacacccctttatgaaccttggaaccctggctggcaatattgcccatctagtgtcagcagcccaaatgcttgctgttgcttccccttttgacttatacagtcctgccaaaatgacttatatgtaataagtacttgtgtatgtaataatgataataacaatatgttctcatactattcaaataataatatccataatgtttcaaatattcatgtatcctatgtttcatacagctggggtcaaactgaccccaaggaacatcaatgtacaaaatatttgtataggacattgaaaacatattattgaacaaatttcatgctaactctgttgtacccttcaattgaggaaaagtcatgaaacatgaagcaaaaaaaaaaaaaagtgaaccatatattttattatgttaaacattgcttggggtcaaattgaccccaaggataacaggagggttaaTCTTTTTCTAACTTCGGTTGTAATCGCTGTGGCCCTTGCTCTTCTGAAGCCACAGCCTTTTGGCTTGTTATCTTATACAGAATAGCCCTGCCAAGAGTCCAGCATGATGATTCATCAAAGATGGCTTATCTTTCTTTATCctgaagtgaaaaaaaatgtttaatttaatgtctttttctttccctttgGACTCtctttcacctcctcctccttctcctctctatccctctctcaggACTTTGTTATGGCTCTGTCTATCTTGCTGAGGGGTTCGACGAGAGAGAAGCTACAGTGGACGTTCAACTTGTATGACATCAACAGAGATGGCTACATCAATAAAGAGGTCCGTGCATAAAGATAGAGGAGACAACACACCTTGATAAGTTGTACTGCAGGTGCAGCTATTTAACAAAGTGCAACATAgtatgaaaaagaaaaacaaaactacaTAACACTGCGCACCTGACAGCCTGAAACATCAGCTCATTAATAAACCTGTTGTTCATGTGAGCTGTGTTGCACTGCTTTTTCTTTGTCACACTGTGccaggggcgtagcacaagatcctgggccctatGCATAGGCAGTCTTGATtggcacaagatcctgggccctatGTATAGGCAGTCTTGATTGGCCCCCATGTCCCTGCCccattccagacttttcaagggccctctcccccCCTGGGTCCCTGGTAATCAGTCCCACTTTTACCCCCAATTTGATGCCCCTGTACTGTGCATAGAAACATATAATCACATATATGTATAAATGCTAGACAGGCTATGGCAAGTAGTTATGACAGCTAGTTTAACACTTTTGCAATGTAATGACTCAAGGCCAATTTGTTTTATGGGGTAGGACTATTCAGCATGGAACCtgtatagtgcattttgaccaacatgacattagcaattgaaaatgtaaaatcaGTTGCAGGGATGTACTAAAGCATTGGAGGAAAACTGCTGTAATGATGTGCACAAAGTAATAAGATGATATGGAGTTTTAACAAGTAGAtttgagaatttcaattctgatccGAGCCATGTGCCaaggaaaaaactgtaatgatatGGAATAACTTCCGTATACTGCCTCTAGTGGACATTTATTGGTAATATTTGGTTTATTAATCTgtaaacttaattttttttaggATGGGGACATATATTATCTtaatgaattattattattgccatTTATTATGTTGTTGCTGTCACATTTGTTTTTCAGGAGATGATGGACATTGTCAGAGCCATCTACGACATGATGGGGAAATACACATACCCAGCACTGAGGACAGACACCCCAAGACAACATGTGGATGCTTTCTTCCAGGTCCATACACATTTACATGGCATGTACCTTGAGAGGAATAATTGATATTTAAGAGCTCTTGTTAATGTTAAATGCTGCCATCCTTTCAACACATCTTTATCTTTGTAGAAGATGGATAAGAACCGAGATGGAGTGGTGACATTGGATGAGTTCATTCTCTCGTGCCAAGAGGTGAGATTCCACCTCCACATACATCTTATGCCAGTTTGTCATATTTGTTTTGTGCACTGACAAGTGTCAGCATGCATGGGCCAAAATGTATGCGCATATACAAGAACATTTTACAATGTTTCTGATCTCATTTCGTATCTTTATTACTGCATACACCTTATTTACAACTTAAACAATCAATTTCATATCCCTCTGTGTATTTTATAATCCTCTTTCTTTGTTCATTTTGAAAAGAAATCTATGGTTTACATCGCCACCTAGTGGTAGAAGCTCATATTAGTACtagtagggtagggtagggtatTCACTGTGTGGAGtcacaattacagtttttctcagtcgctttggtgcttttttcagatcagaatgaaaattctcataactattagttcaacctccacaacatttagtcatttgtgcacatcatagtagcaatttctccttcctctgaacaaattgcaaatacttttggacatgtatcagttgctttcatacaattctctgctgttttttaacattatcatttgcttatgtcatgtcagtcaaaatgaactatacttatgaatgctgaatagtcgttcccaataaaactaatagtcttcatttcattgcttgagtcattacatacaaaattgttgaactagttatcaaattctgtcacagtgctgtagaattgcaacgagcatacagtaaaaatgtatgcattcagtgtcttgtactcacttactcacctaactacagcaatgtgtaactttactgtagttttcaaatggctgtacaagtactgtatagtgctgtcttgagcatgttcaggtagtgtcaccgagttctgacctttttttgcattggaaaacactgagagaactgtcataatgaaaacatgacaaagccatttgactatcttgttcataaacgatggtgtcaagacttctcattttgatgacactgacagtttcattgacatgaatacttgcttttgaggaatggactatccattttgagcaagtgacgtgcttttgcaggtcatccactaggttttgcagtttgcactaattgttttgagaattgcactaacttctgtgcaaatgttaatagtgatgtgagaaaagcaccaaagcgactgagaaaaactgtaaagttCCCTGTCATTTTCTGTTCTTTCTTATCTCTTATTCTCTTCCCAGGACGAGAACATCATGCGCTCATTACAGCTGTTTGAGAATGTAATATAAGCAAAAAGAAGCACAGCCGACCAGAGGACAGGAGCAGGCACGGCAGGAGTGAGCAGACAGAAGAATGCAGAATGGGATCAGATGGTCGAATGACAAGCTGTGACAGAAACAACGGACTCTGCTTCGCTGTCTTTCAACAATGCCACTAACATCCCtggcacaacacacaacattaccatggcaacagtGTGGGGGTGCAGGCCCGACTTTTTCCAACCTTGACCTTGACCCCCTTGTTCCTTCGAAACCTCTTATCCCGCTGTTCCTATTGGTCATTTGCTGTGTAGCTGTTCTTCCACGTTGTGTAACAGGGCACACCAAAGCTGCCTTTCCACCACAGACCCCAATGGTTTTGATCATGATTGTGAACTACTGCAGGATAACATCACACGCTTGACTATGCTAGGCTAATATGATCACACTGAAATGCTTCACCAGAGGATTATGGGATTGATTACTGTTCTTTCGAGAGCATTTACGTGTTGCATGGTTCTATGATGATGTAGGTTTTCACAAATTGGTTACTTCATATGatggtttgcattattttgaaaacTAAACTCCAGCTAATTATGACACGCCTTGTGAGCATAATGGCCAAATTCTCCCAGTCCTTAATTCACATAGTAAGGAGAAAATATAACTGCCACAGATTTAGCACATGTAGGCGTGTCGCCACTAAACACCTTACTTGTACCTTTTCCTCATATTCTTAGTAGCACATTACTTCAGTAGCACAACAGGGAAAGGGCCTACAGTACGTGTCTGCTTTAGCATGATAACCATTAGCCTCTATGGTGGAAAGACAGTTTATCACTGGCGTGACACCACACTggtatgtcaaaataattatTGACAATTATTGTCAAAAGAATGATTGAATATTATATCCTACCTGTATTGGAGACAATCAAAtaacactcatttacatgcagaTGAATTATATTCCACGTGACCTAAACTGTACTGaaactgtaggcctaatgtaCTGCTGTCCCTTTGTCAGTGTGTTCTCTGCTCATATATTACACTCCTATAATCTTATTGGACGTCCGGTGTaaataccccccctccccccccccccggtcctCCTCCAACCAGTTATTTCCTGACCATGTTCAGTGTCTGTCCTAATATTTAGATGCTTCCTCTGTGTTTGCTGTTGGCCTGTGCTTGTAGTTGTGACGTTTGCCTTGGATTTAAAATCTTGGGTTCTTGGTCTAAGTTCTGTCAGGCTGTCTCTGTATTGGTCtgttcatctgtctgtctgagtttATGGGTGAGAATTGTACTGGGCCAGtcgaacagtgtgtgtgtgtgtaagtgagtaagtgagtgagtgtgtgtgtgtgagtgagggaatgagtgaatgagtgagtgtgtgtgtgtgtgtgtgtgtgagcgagtgagtgagtgtgtgtgtgagcgagtaagtgagtgaacgagtaagtgagtgagtgtgtgtgtgtgagagagtgagtaattgtgtgtgtgtgtgtgtgtgtgtgagagtgtgagcgagtaagtgagtgtgtgtgtgtgtgtgtgtgtgagagagagagtgagtgtgagtgtgtgtgtgtaagagagagtgtgtgtgactccatTGAGGCTCCTGATCTGAGGTATTgttttttgttggtttgtttgcttTGTCCCTTGACTAAAAGAAATTCTGTGCCGTATCAGAAACTCACTGTGAATGGATACTTCTCATACTGTGATTGTCGGATAGATGAAGAAATGAGGAAGACGTCAGTTAGAGCTCAGGACAGATTTAGAGGAGATAAGCCATTCAAGTCAGTGAAAAATAAAGGGCAATGTATTTCCTCCATAAATCACtaacaaataaatatatggcCACTTGGACTAAATGGCTAACTTGAAATAAATTATTTACTTTGAATATTTTCATTTGTGTTTTAGTTGAACTTATTTAACTGGCCATGGTATTCAGTGTGAACGGATCTTATTTCAAAAATCAGCGAATGTTTATAAACTATGTAAATTTGAGTTGCAATTACAAAAGATGTACATTAATTTAATCTCTTGATGGTGGATCAGTTCATTTCCTGAGGGCATAAGGACAGCCTTTTAAATTACCTACACAGACAGATAGCGcagacaggcaagcagacagacagacaaaatatGAAGACTTGTTCAAATGTtgtataaaataatatttaacaATAAACTTTGCAAAGAAtagtgtgattttggtcttttCTTACACACAGCTTGCAATGCCATTTTAGTGCAACAAAGACATGGCAATTTGAGTAACAGAGAAATGACCATAACTACCTCTGTGAATATTATATACAAATATCAAATATTACATTATACAAGTAATTATACATTACCCCATTAGTGACAAAGGAACATCCACAATCCAAATATGTTTAAGAAAATGTTAAGAGTGAAGGATGGCAGTTTCTCTGAACAATTGACAACTTACGAATAAACAGTTCCTCAAACCATAAACCATATTCAACAAATGTTTTTCAAAATATAACATTCCAGTTATTCATAACACCTCTGTCATGAAGTCTTCAATCCATCAGTTAAATTTTTAGttacacatattttttttaatatatgcaAATATGCATATTCTATCAAATCTCATCAAAATTCACCGGTAAACACTACACCCACATGAAAAGTGGCAGATAGCAGTCACCACCCAATGCTTAAAAAGAAcccagacaggtaaccaagagGAGCTCTGTGAACTCCATCGGCTACCCATAAGTGTTGCAGGCAACGCAAAGAGATTTTGTCCTCAGTGGAGGCCTGAAACTTCAGCCCTTTTAGTCCTCTCCACCCCACACCAACCTCATCTCTGACTGGTCTCAGGCCAGTGGCGCTGTGGCGCTCCCTGCCCCTAGTTTGCCCGCTCCCTCCTGTGCCCACGGCTGCAGGTTCTGCAGGGCGAACAGGGAGGAGTTGTGCATGCACAGCGGGTCGCTGGACACTGATTCGCCCAGGGACTTCTGGAGGGCGTCGGCTTGCAGCTGGAGCAGCATCCGATTGGCCTGCTGCCGCTCCGCTTCCCTCTCCTCAGCTGTCTGTCTCCTGGGAAGCCACAGAAGTGACGTGAAATTAATGAATGCagattgagttttttttttttacatgaatGAGACATTTGTTGGAGTTGCCCCAGAGAAAAATACATCAGTCTTAAGAGGTATAGCTGTCAACCCATTCAAATTAGtaatatcattattttattgaaAATGATTAGCAAAAAATAGCACTCTAGCTCATTGCATCCTATTAAATAAATTTGAAATTGAAGATTAATTCTTTGCTGAATTTTGTTGCCAAATTCAAGGCAAAACACAGAGTGTGACAAACTCTTGTCATGTTCTTAAAGCACCATAACAAGATTTGGTTGTCAACTGAATGTTGGCCCATTCCATGGTTCTTCACAGCCCATAAACAGTGCAAACAATGGACAGCAACATCAGGTTCTGATAGTGTAAAATCTAAGGCTTACTAGGAAATCTAAAATGCAACCCGATCATCACCAGCTTACAGAAGCCGCCTTGAgcacattttgaaaaaaaaacttgcatgCTATCTGCTCTATCTATTGGATCAATCTGGACCAAAGGTGTTAAACATCCGTCTTCTGTCATTCATCAATATGCCATACATTATGGGGTTGCGTGCAATGGTGTATAGACTTACACACTGCAAAGCGCCATGattttttgtcatttgtttGGGTGTTTATTAATTTGGGTGTATATTAATAGAAAATAGACTCCATGTCTTAATCAGTTGAATTCAATTCAGCTCAATTTAGCTGAATTGAATTAAACTGATTTAGACATGGAATATATTTCCTattaatataataaatataacttATTTTAAATTGCAGATGAAATATAAGAAAACAATTTTGTTATAACACGAAAATATCAACGTTACCACCTacatgacctatgacctttctaACTTTTATCACACCTTTATTAGATTCATTCGACCATTTCAAATATCAAAACTAAAGACTATTTAGGCAGCTGAACCTACTAATAATTCAGCAAACCTGTATTCGACAATGCTATATTCCACTTCCATAGGCATAAATGGTATTATCCCTAAATCGTTTACGGAACAAACACGGCGGACACGTGTAGGCCTTCACTTTCTTTTTGCTTCTGTTGAGCGTGAATGATGCTATGGAGGGACATGTTTGGCTAGTTTGTGTAAACTGAGTAAGTAGGCCTATGACATTTTGTCTTCGTTCAAATGCCACATATTTCACTAAATGAGAGTGAAtcctacacacatacaagttGCCCAATCATTCATTGAGTGTAGGGTTAACAGACCTCCATTTTGTTCGGCGGTTCTGAAACCAAGTTTTAACTTGCGCGTCCGTCATCTTCAGGGTTTTCGCTAGAGATGCTCTCTCTGCACTGGCTAGATACTTCTGTCGGTGAAACCTCTTCTCCAGTTCGCATATTTGGACTCGAGAGAATGACGTTCGCGGTTTTTTCCTCTTCGGTGGAGTACGATTCTGGTATGGATGGCCGATGCGTCGAGTGACCGTGAAAGGGATGAGTGCTGCAGAGATAGATGCGGAGAGAACAACTGGTTAGCGGTAATCAACTCACTTTGTAGGTTCTGGGCTTCAATGCAAAAGACAAACATGACACAATTTCAAAAACTTCTCATCTACACAAATGAATATGATATCCTTAAAACTGCAGTTGAA belongs to Alosa sapidissima isolate fAloSap1 chromosome 20, fAloSap1.pri, whole genome shotgun sequence and includes:
- the LOC121694143 gene encoding Kv channel-interacting protein 1-like isoform X2 — translated: MSGCAKRCKRGIVKFALSLHRLVTGTLIKDKNDDDLEMAMVIHRPEGLDQMEAQTNFNKKELQVLYRGFKNECPSGVVNEDTFKQIYSQFFPHGDASTYAHYLFNAFDSEHSGSIKFEDFVMALSILLRGSTREKLQWTFNLYDINRDGYINKEEMMDIVRAIYDMMGKYTYPALRTDTPRQHVDAFFQKMDKNRDGVVTLDEFILSCQEDENIMRSLQLFENVI
- the LOC121694143 gene encoding Kv channel-interacting protein 1-like isoform X1, with the protein product MEREEGEGERDGLHTLAIVLLLFAALKLLYLLGLMNNEDKNDDDLEMAMVIHRPEGLDQMEAQTNFNKKELQVLYRGFKNECPSGVVNEDTFKQIYSQFFPHGDASTYAHYLFNAFDSEHSGSIKFEDFVMALSILLRGSTREKLQWTFNLYDINRDGYINKEEMMDIVRAIYDMMGKYTYPALRTDTPRQHVDAFFQKMDKNRDGVVTLDEFILSCQEDENIMRSLQLFENVI
- the LOC121694143 gene encoding Kv channel-interacting protein 1-like isoform X4, with protein sequence MGLAMGTFSMQTKQVNYRKDKNDDDLEMAMVIHRPEGLDQMEAQTNFNKKELQVLYRGFKNECPSGVVNEDTFKQIYSQFFPHGDASTYAHYLFNAFDSEHSGSIKFEDFVMALSILLRGSTREKLQWTFNLYDINRDGYINKEEMMDIVRAIYDMMGKYTYPALRTDTPRQHVDAFFQKMDKNRDGVVTLDEFILSCQEDENIMRSLQLFENVI
- the LOC121694143 gene encoding Kv channel-interacting protein 1-like isoform X3; the encoded protein is MGAVVGTLTMQTKQRRPSRDKNDDDLEMAMVIHRPEGLDQMEAQTNFNKKELQVLYRGFKNECPSGVVNEDTFKQIYSQFFPHGDASTYAHYLFNAFDSEHSGSIKFEDFVMALSILLRGSTREKLQWTFNLYDINRDGYINKEEMMDIVRAIYDMMGKYTYPALRTDTPRQHVDAFFQKMDKNRDGVVTLDEFILSCQEDENIMRSLQLFENVI
- the LOC121694141 gene encoding T-cell leukemia homeobox protein 3-like isoform X1 — encoded protein: MEQVPSPEPSSVKQPKAGHHEPIRFGIDQILGGSDPENGRSNSDRSGSESGLDSYRLSSPTGTCTAPYTALSVSFSGITGPLEDFNVYGMNRTLVPRGVIRVPAHRPLAAAVPPPMTSSVANIGSLCFPWMENNRRFAKDRLPALIPFTVTRRIGHPYQNRTPPKRKKPRTSFSRVQICELEKRFHRQKYLASAERASLAKTLKMTDAQVKTWFQNRRTKWRRQTAEEREAERQQANRMLLQLQADALQKSLGESVSSDPLCMHNSSLFALQNLQPWAQEGAGKLGAGSATAPLA
- the LOC121694141 gene encoding T-cell leukemia homeobox protein 3-like isoform X2 → MEQVPSPEPSSVKQPKAGHHEPIRFGIDQILGGSDPENGRSNSDRSGSESGLDSYRLSSPTGTCTAPYTALSVSFSGITGPLEDFNVYGMNRTLVPRGVIRVPAHRPLAAAVPPPMTSSVANIGSLCFPWMENNPLIPFTVTRRIGHPYQNRTPPKRKKPRTSFSRVQICELEKRFHRQKYLASAERASLAKTLKMTDAQVKTWFQNRRTKWRRQTAEEREAERQQANRMLLQLQADALQKSLGESVSSDPLCMHNSSLFALQNLQPWAQEGAGKLGAGSATAPLA